The Manduca sexta isolate Smith_Timp_Sample1 unplaced genomic scaffold, JHU_Msex_v1.0 HiC_scaffold_3000, whole genome shotgun sequence DNA segment TCTCTTTTGATACTCCATCTTATTCACTTGCGTTACGCAACTGAACGAGACGGagttattcattttattgtatCGAATTGGTGAAGAAATGGGAGCTTGATAATAttgcatcaatatttttttcaaattacacccttttttatatgttatatatttaaaaggacCGCAGACATTCATTTCGTGATTACATTTCTACTAACTTAGTATACGTTCTTGACTTTCGACAAAAGCGTATTAGTTCTTTTTCGGAAAATTTAAGAAGTttcataaaacacatttttatccTGCACAATATTACTCACATCAAATTTATTCTAATAAGCCGGAGTAAACCCCGAAAACaggatgtatatatttttctaatcacCAAGTGAATGTTTGCGGTGAGTTTAAAGTgtgtgtagtgtgcagtgaaGGCGCTGCGTGAGTGTGCGCACCTGGAGCTCGGCGGAGGCGCGGTCGTGCGCGAGCGTGTCGTGCTCGGAGGCGTCGGTGTGGTCGTGCGGGTCGTGCGGCGCAGGCCCGCAGCGCGGGTGCCAGATGGCGGCGCCCTGCAGGAACATCTCCTCGCCGTCGCCGAACGGGTCGCCGCACTTGGAGCAGCGCGCGCAGGTCGGGTGGAAGTGGTGGTTGTCGCCCGCCTGCAGCACCTTGCCGGAGATGTAGCGCTGGCAGTACGCGCAGCGCACGCCGTACAGCCGCTGGTAGTCGCGCTCGCAGTACGGCACGCCCTCGCGGCCCATGTACTCGCCCTGCAGCACGGCGCCACACTCGCCGCACGCGAAGCACCATGTGTGCCACTGTCTGCAAAACAACACGGGatgggttttatttattatctttattggGGCACTAACATCCCACAATATTATGCAACATTTccttaaatgtaataattttctcagtgtattaattttaaatatataattgtctTGATTGAACAAAAgttcattatattaattcaacAAGCTTACAGAGACCTTAAACAGACTACCGTGTACTTTAGACTGTATATTACAGGTTATTTGGTATTACCTATCCAGTGCCACCAGAGCTTGTCCTTCTGACAACTCCTGACCGCAGCCGGCGCATTCTGTGAAATCAAACAcacagaatttaatattttaactctaCATAACTTGTACAAGTTTGTCAAATTCCCTAATCCCATGAGTATCCGATGTATGGAGTTACTTATTAGTTTTACAAGCAAAATGCGTTGTCGTACAAACTTCACACACATACGTATAATTATGAAAAGCGCGTGGAATGGTGCGTGTGACATGAGACGGAAGCGTGTTGCGTGTGACGGAGCCCTTACGGTACCCGCTTAACATGTGTCGGTCGTCCACGGGACCTAACTGTCCCGCATGGCCGTGTTCACACGGATGTGATTGTTATTAACCACTGTTGCCTATCACGGTTATTACTGTACTCTTTAATGTACTGTACTAGGTAAGTTAATTTTAAAGGCTTAATCAAAATGGTCATGCATTTCATTtgtcagtatattttttgtttttattgttgatgaCTGAATGTCGGCGCCATGTAGTTTTGATATGCACGAGAACATAATGAATTACATGCAaggttattataatatgaatgaataaatgagTGAGATGTACACGGACCATATCTGGGCGTGCACTGACCATTCTGGTCGGGCTGGCGGTCGTGGTCGATGGCATGTTCGCGCGGCGGAGAGCCGAGCGGCGCTGCGTTAACGGGCGCAAGGGGTGCGGGCGCTGGCGCGGGCGCAGCGGCGGGCGCGGCTGTTCGCGCCGTCTGCCGCTGAGGCGCTGACACGCACGCGGAACAAACGACTTCGGCGCCCGTGTATGTCACTTTCTCACCGGATGGGAACGCACGTCTGCAACcacataataatacaattaattattatttcttggtAACTCTCACGACAGAAAattgtaaaatcaaattaaataaaaaatactaagaatTGTCCGACATTTATGTACTGTGCTGTCTGGAAATTAGCCGCTGTtggaacattttattatattgaaattccTGTGATTTAAAACGGCTTATCTGAATGCTAATATTTTGAGAGTTACAGTAAGCTATCCCTGTTATCAGGTAACACACTGTCAGAATATAAATACTGACTTGCATCTGGCGCATGTGAAGCACTTCTGATGGTAGGTGTTGCCGAGCGCGGAGACGACCTCGCCCTCGACATACTGGCGGCAGGCGGCGCAGCGCGTGCCGAAAGCACGCTGGTAGTCCTGCGGGCAGTAGTAGTGGCCGTCCTTGCAGAAGAAGCCGCCGCGCGCGAGCGACGCCGAGCACGTGCGGCACGTGAAGCAGGCCGTGTGGAAGTACTTGTCGGACACGCGCAGCACCTCACCGCTGCACTTTCCGCCGCACGCCGCACACACCACTTTGCCTgcaaaaaataccaaaacagcgttaattttatttctgtttgcAAGTAAACGACAAAACAAGAAAATTCATAATCAACCGCATAACTAGAACTTTGAAAGGTTTACTTAGCAAGAGACCGcactttttgtataatattggaCGTTAATGTTCATAATAACGACAGACAAATGACAGTCTACACATAATGCAAAACAAGCACGAATATGAAGTGTTTTAGAGGGTAagatatttagttaaaaaaaaacgcggCTATGAGATCAGCAACAAATAGGAAATCTCCATTGAATcaaagaaatgtaataaaagaaacaataaataatatcatgcATTTGGATAACTGTACTTATACAAAAGTgcattttacttattaattcaCATGATAATGTTGCATTGGTTAGCTGAGACATTTGAATTCTCATAACAGCATGACAATATGATAATACTGAAGTgtcaatgtattaattaaaaccaATTGACACGCAACATAACGTCGACCATCCCTATGAGTAACAAATGAATAGGTGTCAGCTATTAGGCGACATTTCCGACACCAATAAACTCCTCGTCCGTCCCCAATAGCAGTCAATAAAAAAtccattgtaataaattataattaatgggtGAGGTCAAGTGAGGGTAGCATGGGTATTGGGCCATCGTGCGCTACCTACATTACACGGTTTTTGAATTGGAGAAGATCAACAAATTCTGTTGTTACAACTTTCGAATGCAGAGTTAGCAAGCAAATTTTAATTGCTAGTACATTTGGAACATTAAAAGTAACTAGAGAAATGTAACAACTAGAaatgaattcattttaattgGGATCGGAACATCACGTTTTCAGTACGCTGTAATTGTAACTATGCCGACCACACACCACACTGTTACTTTTATCAGTCAGAATCAACCATGGCGCGCATTTTAATAACGTAGGACGCTGAAGCTCGTCGGGGCAATTACAAATAGTGCC contains these protein-coding regions:
- the LOC119192620 gene encoding LOW QUALITY PROTEIN: actin-binding LIM protein 1-like (The sequence of the model RefSeq protein was modified relative to this genomic sequence to represent the inferred CDS: deleted 2 bases in 1 codon), which codes for IFLFCRLLANRNKINAVLVFFAGKVVCAACGGKCSGEVLRVSDKYFHTACFTCRTCSASLARGGFFCKDGHYYCPQDYQRAFGTRCAACRQYVEGEVVSALGNTYHQKCFTCARCKRAFPSGEKVTYTGAEVVCSACVSAPQRQTARTAAPAAAPAPAPAPLAPVNAAPLGSPPREHAIDHDRQPDQNECAGCGQELSEGQALVALDRQWHTWCFACGECGAVLQGEYMGREGVPYCERDYQRLYGVRCAYCQRYISGKVLQAGDNHHFHPTCARCSKCGDPFGDGEEMFLQGAAIWHPRCGPAPHDPHDHTDASEHDTLAHDRASAELQFSLRSRTPSVNGSYCSPYSSLTRKYGYRAVSPGLVLREYREAGAVSPHRITTYSYLTTEPAYLRRPLQPYDRPPTSPHFHRPPSSASTRASSRAGSKASSRPGMRALVDSIRSETPRPKSPHMNNEVNHITEHAQEPIELSHYPSAYKPPPGTKPKIERDDFPAPPYPYTDPERRRRWSDTYKGVQDSDDEPDQVNGAVNGNGDIDPKLRREEQELAKIETGIAQVFLKEVKEREKLQQWKKQNLDPRNASRTPSAAREAMPRLRYSSPVGASPSRTLDRARLASDGAPPAHAPHPAHASHSHIPTYNGNHYTSYYNYFKCTTLR